The Bacillota bacterium nucleotide sequence GTGATCGGGAACGCAGTCGTCCTGACGTTGGGCGAAGAGCCGAGGGTGATAGAGAACGGGGCTGTGGCCATCTCCGGCGAATTCATCGTGGACATCGGGACCACGGCTGAGTTGAGGCAGAGATACCCGGATGCCCGATTTACGGGAGTTGACGGGAAGCTAGTGATGCCCGGCATGACCTGTACTCACATGCACCTGTACAGCACGTTCGCCCGGGGGATCCCGCTCCCTGGCGAACCCGCCAGGACTTTCGGGCAGATACTGGAAAGACTTTGGTGGCGTCTGGACAGAGCGCTGGGCCCTGAGGACGTATGGATGAGTGCTGTCATGCCCTTGATCTGGTGTGTCAAGAACGGGACCACCACCATACTGGACCATCACTCCAGCCCGAACTGCATCCCGGGGTCGTTGGACATCATCGCTGACGCGGTCGAAAAGACCGGCATCAGGGCTTCTCTCGCCTACGAAGTATCCGACCGTGACGGGGCGCGAGCGACAAAGGAGGGCATCGCCGAGAATCTGAGGTTCATCGAAAGGTGTAACCGGACGAAGTCCACCCGCCTGCGCGCGACCTTTGGGCTGCACGCGTCGTTTACGCTTTCCGACGAAACACTCAGAAGGTGTGCTGAGCTTTCCGAGGCGCGGGAAGCGGGGTTCCACATTCACACGGCCGAGGGCATTGAGGACCTTGTGGACAGCGTTCGCCATCACGGTATGCCAGTGGTGAAGCGACTGGACGGTTTCGGGATTTGGAACAAGAAGGCGCTGGCGATCCACTGTGTTCACGTTTGCCCGGAGGAGATGGAGATCCTTCGGACAAGAGGCGCGAACGTGGTGCACAACCCGGAGTCCAACATGGGCAATGCCGTGGGGGTTGCCCCGGTCCTCGAGATGATCAAGCGGGATGTGACTGTGGGGATGGGGACCGATGGGTACACCACCGACAT carries:
- the ssnA gene encoding putative aminohydrolase SsnA, producing MKARLVIGNAVVLTLGEEPRVIENGAVAISGEFIVDIGTTAELRQRYPDARFTGVDGKLVMPGMTCTHMHLYSTFARGIPLPGEPARTFGQILERLWWRLDRALGPEDVWMSAVMPLIWCVKNGTTTILDHHSSPNCIPGSLDIIADAVEKTGIRASLAYEVSDRDGARATKEGIAENLRFIERCNRTKSTRLRATFGLHASFTLSDETLRRCAELSEAREAGFHIHTAEGIEDLVDSVRHHGMPVVKRLDGFGIWNKKALAIHCVHVCPEEMEILRTRGANVVHNPESNMGNAVGVAPVLEMIKRDVTVGMGTDGYTTDMFETIKVANCLHKLKEADPQAAWSEVPAMAFSNNSRILAKYWQTPLGVLTPGAYADLIVVDYRPPTPMTEHNWYSHILFGVSGGMVDSTMVGGKFLMRRRKLTTLDEEEMAARSRELARRLWDRL